A window from Meiothermus sp. CFH 77666 encodes these proteins:
- a CDS encoding sugar ABC transporter substrate-binding protein, with translation MRLWKLFALSLALGPLALAQTTITIATVNNPDMITMQKLTPEFEKANPGIKVNWVVLPENELRQKVTTDIATNAGSYDILTIGTYEAPIWGKNGWLVEISGLPASYDLEDIIKPVRAGLSYQGKLYALPFYAESSMLYYRKDLFAARNLTVPAQPTWTQAINWARTLHNPSAGVYGICLRGLPGWGENMAFLSTLVNTYGGRWFDENWRPQLTSPEWKRAIGQYVELVTKYGPPGVTGNGFTENLTLMAEGKCAMWIDATVAAGYLANPKTSKVADKIGFAKAPVATTPNGSHWLWSWALAIPKSSKKVEAAKTFITWATSKEYIALVGRTQGWVSAPPGTRYSTYANPEYQRAAAFAKTVLDSINTADPTKPTLKPVPYTGIQFVGIPEFQAIGTQVGQFIAGIVAGRTSLDAGLAQAQAATEKIMKEAGYLK, from the coding sequence ATGCGTTTGTGGAAACTCTTTGCCCTGAGCCTGGCCCTGGGCCCGCTGGCCCTGGCCCAGACCACCATCACCATTGCCACCGTCAACAACCCCGACATGATCACCATGCAGAAGCTGACCCCGGAGTTTGAAAAGGCCAACCCGGGGATCAAGGTCAACTGGGTGGTGCTGCCCGAGAACGAGCTGCGCCAGAAGGTGACCACCGACATCGCCACCAACGCGGGCTCGTATGACATCCTGACCATCGGTACCTACGAGGCGCCCATCTGGGGCAAAAACGGCTGGCTGGTGGAGATCAGCGGCCTGCCTGCCTCATACGACCTCGAGGACATCATCAAACCGGTGCGGGCTGGCCTCTCGTACCAGGGCAAGCTCTACGCCCTGCCCTTCTACGCCGAGAGCTCGATGCTCTATTACCGCAAAGACTTGTTCGCAGCCAGGAACCTCACCGTCCCTGCCCAGCCCACCTGGACGCAGGCCATCAACTGGGCCAGAACCCTGCACAACCCCAGCGCCGGGGTCTACGGCATCTGCCTGCGGGGCCTGCCCGGCTGGGGTGAGAACATGGCCTTCCTCTCCACACTGGTCAACACCTACGGCGGGCGCTGGTTCGACGAGAACTGGCGGCCCCAGCTCACCAGCCCCGAGTGGAAACGGGCCATCGGGCAGTACGTGGAGCTGGTCACCAAGTACGGCCCGCCAGGGGTCACCGGCAACGGCTTCACCGAGAACCTGACCCTGATGGCCGAAGGCAAGTGCGCCATGTGGATCGACGCCACCGTGGCGGCAGGCTACCTGGCCAACCCCAAGACCTCTAAGGTGGCCGACAAGATCGGCTTCGCCAAGGCCCCGGTGGCCACCACCCCCAACGGCTCACACTGGCTGTGGAGCTGGGCGCTGGCCATTCCCAAATCGAGCAAGAAAGTCGAGGCCGCCAAGACCTTCATCACCTGGGCTACCTCCAAGGAGTACATTGCCCTGGTAGGCCGCACCCAGGGCTGGGTCTCGGCCCCTCCCGGCACCCGCTACTCCACTTACGCCAACCCCGAGTACCAGAGGGCTGCTGCCTTCGCCAAAACCGTGCTGGACTCCATCAATACCGCCGACCCCACCAAGCCCACCCTCAAGCCGGTGCCCTACACGGGAATTCAGTTCGTGGGCATACCCGAGTTCCAGGCCATCGGCACCCAGGTGGGCCAGTTCATTGCCGGCATTGTAGCCGGGCGCACCAGCCTGGACGCCGGGCTAGCCCAGGCCCAGGCTGCAACGGAGAAGATCATGAAGGAGGCGGGCTACCTCAAGTAG
- a CDS encoding Uma2 family endonuclease, protein MAARAPRPLRLSKEEWLELEKQTDQRYEYLDGFVYAMAGESKQHNEIVLNIADALRAIAKTRGCAFQVQTVRTWVAQLNRYYYPDVVVSCAKEPHSHEIHQPCFIAEVPSSSTLERDRREKLDAYFKIPTLKTYLLVSQEERRVEIYQKTPWNLWWSELVNEGTLEIPCLEARLSLAQVYAGLTVPEAKPLDP, encoded by the coding sequence ATGGCCGCCCGCGCCCCGCGCCCTCTGCGCCTGTCCAAGGAGGAGTGGCTCGAGCTCGAAAAGCAAACCGACCAGCGTTACGAGTACCTGGACGGTTTCGTGTACGCCATGGCCGGCGAGAGCAAGCAGCACAACGAAATCGTGCTGAACATAGCCGATGCCCTCAGAGCTATCGCCAAGACACGGGGCTGCGCGTTTCAGGTGCAAACCGTTCGCACCTGGGTGGCTCAGCTCAACCGCTACTACTACCCCGATGTGGTGGTCAGTTGCGCCAAGGAGCCGCACAGCCACGAGATTCATCAGCCCTGCTTCATTGCAGAGGTGCCATCAAGCAGCACCCTCGAGCGCGACCGGCGCGAAAAGCTCGATGCCTACTTCAAAATCCCCACCCTGAAAACCTATCTGCTGGTCTCGCAGGAAGAGCGCCGGGTGGAAATTTACCAGAAGACCCCGTGGAACCTCTGGTGGAGTGAGCTGGTCAACGAAGGAACCCTGGAGATTCCCTGCCTCGAGGCCCGTCTGAGCCTAGCCCAGGTTTACGCCGGGCTCACCGTGCCCGAGGCCAAACCGCTAGACCCCTAG
- a CDS encoding carbohydrate ABC transporter permease, translating into MSRRIRWELTLLAYLAAGVMFFPIFWLFLTGFKSEGEAIAIPPRLFFPPTLESIQEALTRSDYAQHFLNSIISALGSTLLALLLAIPAAYAMAFYPTPRTQGTLLWMISTKMMPPVGVIIPVYLIFRDLRWLDNVWALALMYAVMNLPVVIWTLYAYFREVPHEIMEAARVDGASTAQEMLQVLLPVSGPAIASAALLSIILAWNESFWSLNLTAAQASPLSVYVASFKTAEGLFWAKMSAASMIAVLPVMVMGWLAQRQLVRGLTFGAIK; encoded by the coding sequence ATGAGCCGCCGCATACGCTGGGAGCTGACCCTGCTGGCCTACCTGGCTGCCGGGGTGATGTTTTTCCCCATCTTCTGGCTCTTCCTAACCGGCTTCAAGAGCGAGGGCGAGGCCATCGCCATCCCACCCCGGCTCTTCTTTCCCCCCACCCTGGAGAGCATCCAGGAAGCCCTTACCCGTAGCGACTACGCCCAGCACTTCCTCAACTCCATCATCTCGGCCCTGGGCTCAACCCTGCTGGCCCTTCTGCTGGCCATTCCTGCGGCCTACGCCATGGCCTTCTACCCCACCCCCCGCACCCAGGGTACCCTGCTGTGGATGATCAGCACCAAGATGATGCCGCCCGTCGGGGTGATCATCCCGGTGTATCTGATCTTCCGCGACCTGCGCTGGCTGGACAACGTCTGGGCCCTGGCCCTGATGTACGCCGTGATGAACCTGCCAGTGGTGATCTGGACGCTTTACGCCTACTTCCGTGAGGTGCCTCACGAGATCATGGAGGCCGCGCGGGTGGATGGGGCCAGCACCGCCCAGGAGATGCTACAGGTGCTCCTGCCCGTCTCGGGGCCGGCCATCGCCTCGGCGGCCCTGCTGAGCATCATCCTGGCCTGGAACGAGAGCTTCTGGAGCCTCAACCTGACCGCAGCTCAGGCCTCACCGCTATCGGTTTACGTAGCCTCTTTCAAAACCGCCGAGGGCCTCTTCTGGGCCAAGATGTCGGCGGCCTCGATGATCGCCGTCCTGCCGGTGATGGTCATGGGCTGGCTGGCCCAGCGGCAGTTGGTGCGGGGTCTCACCTTTGGAGCCATCAAATGA
- a CDS encoding GMC family oxidoreductase N-terminal domain-containing protein yields MRKEYDYVIVGAGSAGCVLAYRLSAKPDLKVLVLEAGEPEQGLYHKAPAAFPKLFKGPSDWAFYTAPQPELNGRELYWPRGRVLGGSSSINAMIVIRGNPRDYDDWQQPGWAFAEVLPYFKKLETHPLGPSEYHGDRGPLHVEERKYTNPLSHAFIEAAMQWGLPRNDDFNGATQEGVGLFHVNQKNGARHSAASAYLRPALPRPNLDVQTGARAHRILWEGARAVGVEYRHQGQLWQVRARRGVIVSSGAVQSPQLLMLSGIGPAEHLKSHGLEVRQDLPVGQNLWDHLALPVIWHCKAPVSLDKAETLANILRYLLTQRGPFVSNVAEAGAFVRTRPQAPAPDLQFHFGPAFFSNHGFDREEGHFFTIGPTLVAPQSRGWIGLKSADPEDAPLIQPHYLREPADLEVLRAGMELAREIAAQKAFDAYRGQPHARQAEVQSAAEMAAYIRQHAQTLYHPAGTCSMGQVVDAHLKVYGTEHLYVVDASVMPGVVRGNTHIPTLMVAERAADLLLGV; encoded by the coding sequence ATGAGAAAGGAATACGACTACGTTATTGTGGGGGCGGGGTCGGCGGGGTGTGTGCTGGCCTACCGGCTGAGCGCCAAGCCCGACCTCAAGGTGCTGGTGCTCGAGGCCGGTGAGCCCGAGCAGGGCCTCTACCACAAAGCGCCTGCGGCCTTCCCCAAGCTCTTCAAAGGGCCTTCCGACTGGGCTTTTTACACCGCACCGCAGCCCGAGCTGAACGGGCGTGAACTCTACTGGCCCCGCGGCAGGGTGCTGGGCGGCAGCAGCAGCATTAATGCCATGATTGTCATTCGCGGCAACCCCCGCGACTACGACGACTGGCAGCAACCGGGGTGGGCGTTTGCCGAGGTACTGCCTTATTTCAAGAAGCTCGAGACCCATCCCCTGGGCCCCTCCGAGTACCACGGCGACCGGGGCCCCTTGCACGTGGAGGAGCGCAAGTACACCAACCCCCTCAGCCATGCTTTCATCGAGGCGGCCATGCAGTGGGGCCTGCCGCGCAACGACGATTTCAACGGCGCCACCCAGGAGGGGGTGGGCCTTTTTCATGTGAACCAGAAAAACGGCGCCCGTCACAGCGCGGCCAGCGCCTACCTGAGACCCGCCCTGCCGCGCCCCAACCTCGATGTGCAGACCGGGGCCAGGGCCCACCGCATTCTGTGGGAGGGGGCCCGGGCGGTGGGGGTAGAGTACCGGCATCAGGGCCAGCTCTGGCAGGTGCGGGCCCGCCGGGGGGTGATTGTCTCGAGCGGTGCGGTGCAGTCGCCCCAGCTCCTGATGCTCTCGGGGATTGGCCCCGCCGAACACCTTAAGTCACACGGCCTCGAGGTACGCCAGGATCTGCCGGTGGGGCAGAACCTCTGGGATCACCTGGCCCTGCCGGTCATCTGGCACTGCAAGGCCCCGGTCAGCCTGGACAAGGCCGAAACCCTGGCCAACATCCTTCGCTACCTGCTCACCCAGCGCGGGCCCTTTGTGAGCAACGTGGCCGAGGCGGGGGCATTTGTGCGTACCCGGCCCCAGGCCCCGGCGCCCGATTTGCAGTTCCACTTTGGCCCGGCCTTCTTCAGCAACCACGGCTTCGACCGCGAGGAGGGCCATTTCTTTACCATCGGCCCCACCCTGGTTGCGCCCCAGAGCCGGGGGTGGATTGGGCTGAAAAGTGCCGACCCCGAAGACGCCCCGCTGATCCAGCCGCACTACCTGCGCGAACCCGCCGATCTGGAGGTGCTGCGGGCTGGCATGGAGCTGGCCCGCGAAATAGCCGCGCAGAAAGCCTTTGATGCTTACCGGGGCCAGCCCCACGCCCGTCAGGCCGAGGTGCAGAGCGCTGCCGAGATGGCCGCCTACATCCGCCAGCACGCCCAGACCCTCTACCACCCCGCCGGGACGTGCAGCATGGGGCAGGTGGTGGACGCACACCTCAAGGTTTACGGCACCGAGCACCTCTATGTGGTGGATGCCTCGGTGATGCCGGGGGTGGTGCGCGGTAACACCCACATCCCCACCCTGATGGTGGCCGAGCGGGCTGCCGACCTGCTGCTAGGGGTCTAG
- a CDS encoding type II toxin-antitoxin system PemK/MazF family toxin, whose protein sequence is MKRGELYRAQNKHTDDPKRRRVYVVVSRQFLIDSPHSTVVCAPVFSSYHGISTQVPVGLEEGLKHPSSIHCDDLIRIEKSRLTQYVGRLSAQKMAELDRALAIALDLPEPEGLV, encoded by the coding sequence ATGAAGCGGGGGGAGTTATACCGGGCCCAGAACAAACACACCGACGACCCCAAGCGCCGCCGGGTCTATGTGGTCGTGAGCCGCCAGTTTCTGATAGACAGCCCCCATTCCACCGTGGTCTGTGCGCCCGTTTTCTCCAGCTACCACGGCATCAGTACCCAGGTTCCGGTGGGCCTCGAGGAGGGTCTCAAGCACCCAAGTAGCATTCACTGCGACGATCTAATCCGCATCGAAAAAAGCCGTCTGACCCAGTATGTGGGTAGATTATCGGCCCAAAAGATGGCGGAACTCGACCGTGCGCTCGCCATAGCGCTCGATCTGCCTGAGCCGGAAGGGCTTGTCTGA
- a CDS encoding LacI family DNA-binding transcriptional regulator, whose amino-acid sequence MPSILDVAKRAGVAPTTAKRAINEPHLLAPATLERVRKAIEELGYEPDQVAGGLRRGRTRTLGLMVGNIIEPFFASLIRSVAHAAQERGYALIVTDSEYDTKVERANLRVMLGHRVSGLIIRSGYGEPNLDYLRRMQERGTYILEIDYFYPESPFSHVMLDNPACVFAGVRYLHALGHRRIAALGSYDPVHHPEERSRSFPEALKSVGLPVIESYQRVIRLVEPEAYRLTLELMRLPEPPTALFALNGSEAAGAFRALQELGLRIPQDVSLLTFDNYSWTSLVTPPLDVIEQPVEEMGRAAVEIVLDAVEHQTLVKVVRQRFPGRLIRRGSCAPPRMAAVR is encoded by the coding sequence GTGCCCAGTATCCTTGACGTTGCCAAGCGCGCGGGGGTGGCCCCCACCACCGCCAAGCGGGCTATTAACGAGCCCCACTTGCTGGCACCGGCCACACTCGAGCGGGTGCGAAAGGCCATCGAGGAGCTCGGCTACGAGCCCGACCAGGTGGCGGGCGGGCTGCGCCGGGGCCGTACCCGTACCCTGGGGCTGATGGTGGGCAACATCATCGAGCCCTTCTTTGCCAGCCTGATTCGTAGCGTGGCCCATGCTGCTCAGGAACGGGGCTACGCCCTTATCGTGACCGACAGCGAGTACGACACCAAGGTGGAGCGGGCCAACCTGCGGGTCATGCTCGGCCACCGGGTGAGCGGCCTGATCATCCGTTCGGGCTATGGCGAGCCCAACCTGGATTACCTCCGCCGCATGCAGGAGCGCGGCACCTACATTCTGGAGATTGACTACTTTTACCCAGAAAGCCCCTTCAGCCATGTGATGCTGGACAACCCGGCCTGCGTCTTCGCAGGGGTGCGCTACCTGCACGCCCTGGGCCATCGTCGGATCGCGGCCCTGGGGAGCTACGATCCAGTTCACCACCCCGAGGAGCGCAGCCGATCCTTCCCGGAGGCGCTGAAGTCGGTGGGCCTTCCAGTCATCGAGAGCTACCAGCGAGTGATTCGCCTGGTAGAGCCCGAGGCCTATCGGCTTACCCTCGAGCTCATGCGTTTGCCCGAACCCCCTACCGCCCTTTTTGCTCTCAACGGCAGCGAGGCTGCCGGGGCTTTCCGGGCTTTGCAGGAACTGGGGCTCCGGATCCCCCAGGATGTCTCGCTTTTGACCTTCGACAACTACTCCTGGACCTCGTTGGTCACCCCGCCCCTCGATGTGATCGAGCAGCCGGTGGAAGAGATGGGGCGGGCGGCGGTGGAGATTGTGCTGGATGCGGTGGAGCACCAGACCCTTGTCAAGGTGGTGCGGCAGCGCTTTCCCGGGCGGCTCATCCGGCGGGGCAGTTGTGCACCGCCGCGGATGGCAGCGGTGCGGTGA
- a CDS encoding ribulokinase, translating into MIPLALGLDYGTESARGVLVDLETGREVAAAVERYPHGVLERALPSGRPLPPLYALHHPADYLTVTRKLIEHMGAEARRWGQVVGIGLDTTASSPLPTNAGGTPLALQEAFADEPHAYVKLWKHHAAEPYSQAINRAKPAFLTMYGGKTSAEWSLAKAWEVLEQAPAVWQAAARWIEVGDWLVWQLTGQEVRSACQAGYKAHWQPGGYPDRQALAALHPELFSWLDKLNPPQPVGQKAGGLSSQWATEGLAAGTPVAVAVIDAHAAVPGVGVEAPGTMVAILGTSSCHLALSPTARPTPGVAGIVQNGILPGFYGYECGQPATGDMLAWWVRTLSWVGGSSEAALFERLNQSLAERPAPSGLLALDWWNGCRTPRMDASLKGVLHGLRLDTDPVQIYQALVEASALGTRLVRETLEQAVGPLERVVVTGGLSQSDPILQTYANVLGTPLEVSPTPQASARGAALYGALAAGFPLPPALAPRRFTPDERSEAYQEVYLRYLELAEFFGSASQNPKEVSQA; encoded by the coding sequence ATGATACCCCTGGCGCTGGGACTGGATTACGGCACCGAGTCGGCTCGAGGTGTGCTCGTAGACCTCGAGACGGGTAGGGAGGTGGCCGCGGCGGTAGAGCGTTACCCGCATGGGGTGCTGGAACGGGCCCTACCCTCGGGCCGCCCGTTGCCCCCCTTGTACGCCCTGCACCACCCGGCGGACTATCTGACGGTCACCCGGAAGCTCATAGAGCACATGGGCGCGGAGGCCCGGCGGTGGGGTCAGGTGGTAGGCATCGGCCTCGACACCACCGCCTCCAGCCCCCTTCCCACCAACGCTGGCGGTACTCCTCTGGCCTTGCAGGAGGCTTTCGCCGACGAGCCCCACGCCTATGTGAAGCTCTGGAAGCACCACGCTGCCGAGCCCTACTCGCAGGCCATCAACCGGGCGAAACCGGCCTTCCTGACCATGTACGGCGGCAAGACTAGCGCCGAGTGGTCGCTGGCCAAGGCCTGGGAGGTGCTCGAGCAGGCCCCCGCAGTATGGCAAGCAGCAGCCCGCTGGATCGAGGTGGGCGACTGGCTGGTCTGGCAGCTCACCGGGCAGGAGGTGCGTTCGGCCTGCCAGGCCGGCTACAAGGCCCACTGGCAGCCCGGGGGCTACCCCGACAGGCAGGCCTTGGCAGCTTTGCACCCCGAGCTGTTCTCCTGGCTGGATAAGCTGAACCCGCCTCAGCCGGTAGGGCAGAAAGCAGGGGGGCTCAGCTCCCAATGGGCCACAGAAGGCCTTGCCGCAGGCACGCCGGTGGCGGTGGCAGTGATTGATGCCCACGCTGCCGTGCCGGGGGTGGGGGTAGAAGCGCCGGGAACCATGGTGGCCATCCTGGGCACCTCGAGCTGCCACCTGGCTCTAAGCCCGACCGCCCGCCCCACTCCCGGTGTAGCTGGCATTGTGCAAAACGGCATTCTGCCGGGCTTTTACGGCTACGAGTGCGGCCAGCCGGCCACCGGGGACATGCTGGCCTGGTGGGTGCGCACCCTGAGCTGGGTGGGGGGGAGTTCCGAGGCAGCCTTATTCGAGCGACTTAATCAGAGCCTCGCAGAACGCCCGGCCCCCTCGGGCCTGCTGGCTCTGGACTGGTGGAACGGCTGCCGTACCCCCCGGATGGACGCAAGCCTCAAGGGGGTACTTCATGGCCTTCGTCTGGACACCGACCCGGTGCAGATCTACCAGGCCCTCGTGGAGGCCAGCGCCCTGGGCACCCGCCTGGTCAGGGAAACCCTCGAGCAGGCCGTGGGGCCCCTCGAGCGAGTAGTGGTCACTGGTGGCCTATCGCAGTCAGACCCTATCTTGCAAACCTACGCCAACGTGCTGGGAACCCCCCTGGAAGTGAGCCCCACCCCCCAGGCCTCGGCCCGCGGGGCCGCCCTCTACGGGGCTCTGGCTGCCGGATTTCCCTTACCTCCTGCCCTTGCCCCTCGCCGTTTTACCCCTGATGAAAGGAGTGAAGCGTATCAAGAAGTCTACTTGCGATACCTCGAGCTGGCCGAGTTTTTCGGCTCCGCTTCACAAAATCCCAAGGAGGTGAGCCAAGCATAA
- a CDS encoding type II toxin-antitoxin system CcdA family antitoxin yields MKIKTSITLSEEVLSAIDRLHPNRSEFIERLVRRELAERRRREREARDAMLYTKHNQELNQQALESLEDQAEP; encoded by the coding sequence ATGAAAATCAAGACATCTATCACACTTTCAGAAGAGGTGCTCAGCGCCATAGACCGGTTGCATCCGAACCGCTCGGAGTTCATCGAAAGGTTGGTGCGACGCGAGTTAGCTGAACGGCGCAGGCGTGAACGTGAGGCCCGCGATGCCATGCTGTACACCAAGCACAATCAGGAACTGAACCAGCAAGCCCTCGAGTCGCTCGAGGATCAGGCGGAGCCATGA
- a CDS encoding sugar ABC transporter permease, with translation MTFSLTRKKTYSLRPNTFWLLAPAVLLLILWTQIPFVLTLYHSFRRFNLLNPERQGFVGLENFHSQLTDPIFWTAVQNTLVLVGSVLFVTVVLGLVLAVLFYQDFPGRPLARTLVISPFFVMPVVSALIWKNMLMHPVYGLFAWIAERLGREPIDWLAAYPMPSIVLMVAWQWTPFAMLLILTGLQSLSREQLEAAKIDGANAWQEFRFIIVPHLAQTLSVVVMLETIFLLTIFAEIYASTSGGPGLATTTLPYLIYLKAFGEYRIGVAAAGAVFAVILANIVAIFVLRMIGRNLQGGRA, from the coding sequence ATGACCTTTAGCCTTACCCGAAAGAAAACCTACAGCCTGAGGCCCAACACCTTCTGGCTACTGGCCCCGGCTGTGCTGCTGCTGATCCTCTGGACGCAGATTCCCTTTGTCCTCACCCTCTACCACTCTTTTCGCCGCTTTAATCTGCTCAACCCCGAGCGGCAGGGCTTTGTGGGGCTGGAAAACTTCCACTCCCAACTCACCGACCCCATCTTCTGGACCGCGGTGCAGAACACCCTGGTGCTGGTGGGCTCGGTGCTTTTCGTCACAGTGGTTTTGGGGCTGGTGCTGGCGGTGCTCTTCTACCAGGACTTCCCCGGCAGACCCCTGGCCCGCACCCTGGTCATCTCGCCCTTTTTCGTGATGCCGGTGGTCTCGGCCCTGATCTGGAAGAACATGCTGATGCACCCGGTCTACGGGCTATTTGCCTGGATAGCCGAGCGCCTGGGACGGGAGCCCATTGACTGGTTGGCCGCATATCCCATGCCCTCCATCGTGCTGATGGTGGCCTGGCAGTGGACGCCCTTTGCTATGTTGCTCATCCTAACCGGCCTGCAGTCGCTCTCCAGGGAGCAGCTCGAGGCCGCCAAAATTGATGGAGCCAACGCCTGGCAGGAGTTCCGCTTCATCATCGTGCCCCACCTGGCCCAGACCCTGAGCGTGGTGGTGATGCTCGAGACCATCTTCCTGCTCACCATCTTCGCCGAGATATACGCCTCCACCTCCGGGGGGCCGGGCCTGGCCACCACCACCCTGCCGTATCTGATCTACCTCAAGGCCTTCGGCGAGTACCGCATCGGGGTGGCGGCGGCGGGAGCAGTCTTCGCGGTGATCCTGGCCAACATCGTGGCCATCTTTGTGCTGCGCATGATCGGGCGTAACCTGCAAGGAGGCCGCGCATGA
- the typA gene encoding translational GTPase TypA — protein sequence MELRNIAIIAHVDHGKTTLVDAMLKQAKALSRHDEGGERIMDSNDLERERGITILAKNTAVEWRGVKINIVDTPGHADFGGEVERALSMVDGVLLLVDAAEGPMPQTRFVLKKAIEAKLKPIVVINKVDKKDARPDEVLNETFDLMAELGASDEQLDFPYLYAVGREGTAWLGETPKPDLTDLFETILKHIPAPQVAEGPFQLRVANLDYSNFLGKIALGKVHRGTVRKNQFVTILGEHGQRDLKVVAVFTHRGLERLEVDEVTPGDIVAIAGMEGVEIGDTIAAREAPEALPRLAVDEPTVSITVTPNTSPFAGKEGKFVTSRQIRERLLKELETNVALRVIEVTPDTFELHGRGELHLSVLLETMRREGFELSVGQPSVLFKETEGQIQEPYEYLVVDVPEARFGPVMEALGSRKAQMVHMEQEGGRIRAEFTVPARALFGFRTLFLTLTAGEGVMSHNFHAYGPHVGSLETRTTGSAVAMEAGVAYAYSLYRLQERINFFIEPGTEVYVGMIVGEHVRENDLNVNVNINKKLTNVRAAGSDENIRLIPPRKFTLEEALEFLAPDELLEITPQSLRLRKRVLDPSQRKRAEAV from the coding sequence ATGGAACTCAGAAACATCGCAATTATTGCGCACGTTGACCATGGTAAGACCACCCTGGTAGACGCGATGCTCAAACAAGCCAAGGCTCTTTCGCGCCACGACGAGGGCGGCGAGCGTATCATGGACTCCAACGATTTGGAGCGCGAGCGCGGCATTACCATTCTGGCCAAGAACACCGCGGTGGAATGGAGGGGCGTGAAGATCAACATTGTGGACACCCCCGGCCACGCCGACTTTGGGGGCGAGGTGGAGCGGGCTCTCAGCATGGTGGACGGGGTGCTTTTGCTGGTAGACGCCGCCGAAGGCCCCATGCCCCAGACCCGCTTTGTGCTCAAAAAGGCCATTGAGGCCAAACTCAAGCCCATTGTGGTGATCAACAAGGTGGACAAAAAAGACGCCCGGCCCGACGAGGTGCTGAACGAGACCTTTGACCTGATGGCCGAGCTTGGCGCTTCGGATGAACAGCTTGACTTTCCCTACCTGTATGCGGTGGGCCGGGAGGGGACGGCCTGGCTGGGCGAAACCCCCAAGCCCGACCTGACCGACCTTTTCGAGACCATCCTGAAGCACATCCCCGCTCCCCAGGTGGCCGAGGGCCCCTTCCAGCTCCGGGTGGCCAACCTCGACTACTCCAACTTTCTGGGCAAGATTGCCCTGGGCAAGGTGCACCGGGGTACGGTACGCAAGAACCAGTTTGTGACCATTCTGGGCGAGCACGGCCAGCGCGACCTGAAGGTGGTGGCGGTCTTTACCCACCGGGGCTTGGAGCGCCTCGAGGTAGACGAAGTCACCCCCGGCGACATTGTGGCCATTGCGGGCATGGAGGGCGTGGAAATCGGCGATACCATCGCGGCCCGGGAGGCCCCCGAGGCCCTGCCCCGCCTGGCGGTGGACGAGCCCACCGTGAGCATCACCGTCACCCCCAACACCTCGCCCTTTGCGGGCAAGGAGGGCAAGTTCGTCACCAGCCGCCAGATTCGGGAGCGGCTTTTGAAGGAGCTCGAGACCAACGTGGCCCTGCGGGTGATCGAGGTTACGCCCGACACCTTCGAGCTGCACGGGCGCGGAGAGCTTCACCTCTCGGTGCTCCTGGAGACCATGCGCCGCGAGGGCTTTGAGCTCTCGGTGGGCCAGCCCAGCGTGTTGTTCAAGGAGACGGAGGGCCAGATTCAGGAGCCCTACGAGTACCTGGTGGTGGACGTGCCGGAGGCCAGGTTCGGCCCGGTGATGGAAGCCCTGGGCAGCCGCAAGGCCCAGATGGTGCATATGGAGCAGGAGGGCGGGCGCATCCGCGCCGAGTTCACCGTGCCGGCCCGGGCCCTGTTCGGTTTTCGCACCCTGTTCCTGACCCTCACGGCGGGCGAGGGCGTGATGAGCCACAACTTCCACGCCTACGGCCCGCACGTGGGCAGCCTGGAAACCCGCACCACCGGCTCTGCCGTGGCCATGGAGGCCGGGGTGGCCTACGCTTACAGCCTGTACCGCTTGCAGGAGCGCATTAACTTCTTCATTGAGCCCGGTACCGAAGTGTATGTGGGCATGATTGTGGGTGAGCACGTGCGGGAAAACGACCTGAACGTGAACGTCAACATCAACAAAAAGCTCACCAACGTGCGGGCGGCGGGCTCCGACGAGAATATAAGGCTCATCCCCCCGCGCAAGTTCACCCTCGAGGAGGCCCTGGAGTTCTTAGCCCCCGACGAGCTCCTGGAAATCACCCCCCAGAGCCTGCGCCTCAGGAAGCGGGTGCTGGACCCCAGCCAGCGCAAGCGGGCCGAGGCGGTCTGA